A section of the Deinococcus taeanensis genome encodes:
- a CDS encoding IS630 family transposase (programmed frameshift) has protein sequence MAEWHPSKYSRAQLEERRLAATPWLQGGQHSQQVIAQHFGVSVHTVSNWKKRLKRTGSLQATVTTGRPSRLTTAQLEQVRTLLREGALHHGFPDPTWSTRRVADLIGRHFDVWYHPDHVRRILRQLGFTPQMPDGRAAERNELRIASWKEQVAPELEKKVAQGATLVDLDEVGFSLNGVRRRTWSTRGVTPLVTLPANWEKRSIIGAITSDGRFFQHTKHGAIRGGDVTRFFQHLMRHVQGEIVVVLDNAGIHRAKATQAFVDLHERLSLVFLPPYAPELNPIELVWAYVKRNVLGNFCARSVGVLKAKLTTAWQRVRYIDLPQRLMDFNLCRYQ, from the exons GTGGCTGAATGGCATCCATCCAAATACTCCCGAGCGCAGCTGGAGGAACGTCGACTGGCGGCGACCCCCTGGCTTCAAGGGGGCCAGCATTCACAGCAGGTGATTGCCCAGCACTTCGGCGTGTCCGTACACACCGTCAGCAACTGGAAGAAACGCCTGAAGCGCACCGGCAGTCTCCAGGCAACGGTGACGACAGGACGCCCCTCCCGACTCACCACCGCCCAGCTCGAACAGGTCCGCACCCTCCTGAGGGAGGGTGCGCTGCACCATGGCTTCCCTGACCCGACCTGGAGCACCAGACGAGTCGCAGACCTGATCGGGCGGCACTTCGACGTGTGGTACCACCCCGATCACGTCCGGAGAATTCTTCGTCAGCTGGGGTTCACGCCCCAGATGCCGGATGGACGGGCAGCAGAACGCAATGAACTCCGGATCGCGTCCTGGAAAGAACAGGTGGCGCCGGAGTTG GAAAAAAAGGTCGCGCAGGGCGCCACCCTGGTGGACCTGGATGAGGTTGGCTTCTCGCTGAACGGTGTGCGAAGACGAACGTGGTCGACCAGGGGCGTCACGCCCCTGGTCACACTCCCGGCCAACTGGGAAAAACGCTCGATTATCGGGGCGATCACTTCGGACGGTCGATTCTTCCAGCACACGAAGCATGGGGCGATCCGGGGTGGGGACGTCACCCGGTTCTTCCAGCATCTGATGCGCCATGTGCAGGGGGAGATCGTGGTGGTGCTGGACAACGCGGGCATTCACCGAGCGAAGGCAACTCAGGCGTTCGTGGATCTCCACGAACGCCTGTCGCTGGTGTTTTTGCCGCCGTACGCTCCGGAGTTGAATCCCATCGAGCTGGTGTGGGCGTACGTGAAGCGCAATGTGCTGGGGAACTTCTGTGCCCGCTCAGTGGGCGTGCTGAAAGCGAAGCTGACGACGGCCTGGCAACGGGTTCGGTACATCGACCTGCCTCAACGTTTGATGGACTTTAACTTATGCCGTTATCAATAA
- a CDS encoding PIN/TRAM domain-containing protein, with protein MLVIRLFTMLLGLLLGLAAGRALSAVQPGELGLVNTLSLMLAGTLMALLLAPRIEALSSGWSRRFTHWYAGLSPRTVAAATFGLIVALLVSVLLSSLLRTLPLYTWVWNLVITGVLSVFFVSYAVRNAEAFGLLAFPQVRRKPGSKLLDSNVIIDGRIVQLVQAGFLEGELVVPAFILRELQVLSDSHDSQKRTRGKRGLSVLEELRELRALRVEDWDDAALPTTDDKLIRLARETGARIVTNDGNLGKIARLHGVEILSIHEAAVALKPQVQAGDHLTVTITKGGQQKDQGVGYLEDGTMVVVEDGIRVRGKAARVLVVNNVQTNVGRMIFAKLDREEGAA; from the coding sequence GTGCTTGTGATTCGGCTGTTTACCATGCTGCTGGGGCTGCTGCTGGGGCTCGCGGCCGGGCGTGCCCTGAGTGCCGTGCAGCCTGGTGAACTGGGCCTGGTGAATACCTTGAGCCTGATGCTGGCCGGAACCCTGATGGCGCTGCTGCTGGCTCCGCGCATTGAGGCGCTGAGCAGTGGGTGGAGCCGGCGCTTCACCCACTGGTACGCGGGTTTGTCACCCCGGACGGTGGCGGCCGCGACGTTCGGGTTGATTGTGGCGCTGCTGGTCAGTGTGCTGCTCAGCAGTCTGCTGCGCACCCTGCCGCTCTACACCTGGGTCTGGAACCTGGTGATCACGGGCGTGCTCAGTGTGTTCTTCGTCTCGTACGCCGTGCGGAATGCTGAGGCGTTCGGGCTGCTGGCGTTTCCGCAGGTGCGCCGGAAGCCGGGCAGCAAGCTCCTGGACAGCAACGTGATCATCGACGGGCGCATCGTGCAGCTGGTGCAGGCCGGGTTTCTGGAAGGGGAACTGGTGGTACCGGCGTTCATTCTGAGGGAACTGCAGGTGCTGTCCGACAGTCACGACAGTCAGAAGCGCACGCGCGGCAAGCGGGGCCTGAGCGTTCTGGAGGAACTGCGGGAGCTGCGGGCCCTGCGCGTGGAGGACTGGGATGACGCGGCGCTGCCCACCACGGACGACAAGTTGATCCGTCTGGCGCGCGAGACGGGCGCGCGGATCGTGACGAACGACGGGAATCTCGGCAAGATTGCTCGCCTGCATGGCGTGGAGATCCTCAGTATTCACGAGGCGGCCGTGGCGCTGAAACCTCAGGTGCAGGCGGGCGATCACCTGACGGTCACCATCACCAAGGGCGGGCAGCAGAAGGATCAGGGTGTGGGGTACCTGGAGGACGGTACCATGGTGGTGGTTGAGGACGGCATCCGGGTGAGGGGTAAGGCGGCGCGTGTCCTGGTGGTGAACAACGTGCAGACGAACGTGGGGCGCATGATCTTCGCGAAACTGGACCGCGAGGAAGGCGCGGCCTGA
- a CDS encoding AAA family ATPase has protein sequence MKPLRLDLQGFTAFRQYTTLEFGDLELFALVGPTGSGKSSLLDAMTFALYGQTARLGASGLDALISQGERGLSVSLTFEVAGLTYRASRTKGRRQAENEVRFERLDEDGRWSNLSEGGARDINERIRRVVGLDFRTFARSVMLPQGEFSRVLHGTGRERQALLGELTGLDHVAAMQRVASDRAKELKHEAQSLNAVLTGEYEGVTLEALGALRSERERTDADAERLTDERERLQTAQARLREQERIWKAREETARRLTALEARAAGVQQGAEQAAQARRVAGVLPLLDAAERARIAAEREAGDLRGAQGAVTAAQQRVTTAAAALEAAQAAETRIPDLEARAEALRDAEGDVARLRRAGGNVNLTHARPLPWDEDAFLTAREGAQRAEKNRQERVLLQTERVSLKAAQDRFAAEERSQVQETAELERVKRDGTDGKVALEATQAALDAARIEAGLASYRTHLHVGDDCPLCGQVVTALPAAPRADLGEHERRVDALRATLEERRARFTDLRAALKARQTWLDEKRAEYRNWEEQLTARETDLRAAEALVTGDPQTDMQRLLADLAARVRAAGPDPARARQITLSEIQTLRSRVQDAQAALYRAQGDLAAADATLRGVQANATRRTQEAQDAHATLNAALTTLGLNAAQARAAALPEPDIAALEEAARTYAASLAQLRAALTDLDRQLGAAPFDPAELAQVTRDLIATDAALTNTREQAGRLAEQERHLRERLDRKADIEARALAASRTFDTWQTLTNSLKANEFQQFLLAEIEAQLLTRAGILLHEISDGRYRLALQTGEYVVQDLWNAGEVRGVKTLSGGETFLASLALAIALSDYLAGNKVLGALFLDEGFGTLDPQALEAVANALENLRTQGRMVGVVTHVESLSERLPSRLLVTKSVAGSSIQRFDL, from the coding sequence GTGAAGCCCCTTCGACTGGATCTTCAGGGTTTCACGGCGTTCCGGCAGTACACCACCCTGGAGTTCGGGGACCTGGAACTGTTCGCGCTGGTGGGACCCACCGGCAGCGGCAAGAGCAGCCTGCTGGACGCCATGACCTTCGCGCTGTACGGGCAGACGGCGCGGCTGGGTGCGTCAGGGCTCGACGCCCTGATCTCGCAGGGTGAGCGGGGCCTGTCGGTCAGCCTGACCTTTGAGGTGGCTGGCCTCACGTACCGCGCCTCGCGCACCAAGGGCCGCAGGCAGGCGGAGAATGAGGTGCGTTTCGAGCGCCTGGATGAGGACGGCCGCTGGTCGAACCTGTCCGAAGGGGGCGCCAGGGACATCAACGAACGCATCCGGCGGGTGGTGGGCCTGGATTTCCGGACGTTTGCGCGCAGCGTCATGCTCCCGCAAGGTGAGTTCTCCCGGGTGCTGCACGGCACCGGCAGGGAGCGGCAGGCGCTGCTGGGGGAACTGACCGGCCTGGATCACGTTGCCGCCATGCAGCGCGTCGCGTCCGACCGGGCGAAGGAACTGAAGCACGAGGCGCAGAGCCTGAACGCCGTCCTGACGGGGGAGTACGAGGGCGTGACGCTGGAGGCGCTCGGCGCCCTGCGCAGCGAGCGGGAACGCACCGACGCGGACGCCGAACGCCTCACCGACGAACGTGAGCGTCTGCAGACCGCGCAGGCGCGCCTGCGCGAACAGGAACGCATCTGGAAGGCCCGCGAGGAGACCGCACGCCGCCTGACCGCCCTGGAGGCCCGCGCGGCCGGCGTGCAGCAGGGCGCGGAGCAGGCCGCGCAGGCGCGCCGCGTGGCCGGGGTGCTGCCGCTACTGGACGCCGCCGAGCGTGCCCGCATCGCCGCGGAACGCGAGGCGGGGGACCTGCGCGGCGCGCAGGGCGCCGTGACGGCCGCGCAGCAGCGCGTCACAACTGCCGCTGCCGCCCTGGAAGCCGCACAGGCCGCCGAGACCCGCATTCCCGACCTGGAGGCGCGCGCTGAGGCGCTGCGTGACGCAGAGGGCGATGTGGCCCGGCTGCGCCGCGCCGGCGGCAACGTGAACCTCACCCACGCCCGGCCTCTGCCCTGGGATGAGGACGCGTTCCTCACGGCGCGCGAAGGAGCGCAGCGGGCCGAGAAGAACCGGCAGGAACGCGTGCTGCTCCAGACTGAACGCGTGAGCCTGAAAGCTGCGCAGGACCGCTTCGCGGCCGAGGAACGCAGCCAGGTGCAGGAAACAGCCGAACTGGAGCGCGTAAAACGCGACGGCACCGACGGCAAGGTGGCCCTGGAAGCCACGCAGGCCGCGCTGGACGCCGCGCGGATCGAGGCGGGTCTGGCGTCGTACCGCACGCACCTGCACGTCGGGGACGACTGCCCCCTGTGCGGGCAGGTCGTGACCGCCCTGCCCGCCGCGCCCCGCGCGGACCTCGGCGAGCACGAACGCCGGGTGGACGCCCTGCGCGCCACGCTTGAAGAGCGCCGCGCCCGCTTCACGGACCTGCGCGCCGCACTGAAAGCCCGGCAGACGTGGCTGGACGAGAAACGCGCCGAGTACCGCAACTGGGAAGAGCAGCTCACCGCCCGTGAAACCGACCTGCGCGCCGCTGAAGCGCTTGTCACCGGCGATCCGCAGACCGACATGCAGCGCCTCCTGGCTGATCTGGCGGCCCGGGTGCGCGCCGCCGGACCCGACCCTGCCCGCGCCCGGCAGATCACCCTCAGTGAGATTCAGACGCTGAGGTCGCGCGTGCAGGACGCCCAGGCGGCCCTGTACCGGGCGCAGGGGGACCTCGCCGCGGCCGACGCGACGCTGCGTGGCGTTCAGGCCAACGCCACGCGCCGCACGCAGGAAGCCCAGGACGCTCACGCCACCCTGAACGCCGCCCTGACCACCCTGGGGTTGAACGCCGCCCAGGCCCGCGCGGCGGCTCTGCCCGAACCGGACATTGCAGCGCTGGAAGAAGCGGCGCGCACGTACGCCGCCAGCCTCGCCCAGCTGCGCGCGGCCCTCACCGACCTGGACCGGCAGCTGGGTGCCGCGCCGTTCGACCCGGCCGAGCTCGCCCAGGTGACCCGCGACCTGATCGCCACCGACGCGGCCCTCACGAACACCCGCGAGCAGGCCGGACGGCTCGCAGAGCAGGAACGGCACCTGCGTGAACGCCTGGACCGCAAGGCAGACATCGAGGCGCGCGCCCTGGCCGCCTCACGCACCTTCGACACGTGGCAGACCCTCACGAACAGCCTGAAGGCCAACGAGTTCCAGCAGTTTCTCCTTGCGGAAATCGAGGCGCAGCTTCTCACGCGCGCTGGCATTCTGCTGCACGAAATCAGCGACGGCCGCTACCGCCTGGCCCTCCAGACCGGCGAGTACGTGGTGCAGGATCTCTGGAATGCCGGCGAGGTTCGCGGCGTGAAAACCCTCTCCGGCGGGGAGACGTTCCTGGCGTCCCTGGCGCTCGCCATCGCCCTGAGCGATTACCTCGCGGGCAACAAGGTGCTCGGCGCCCTGTTCCTCGATGAGGGCTTCGGCACGCTGGACCCCCAGGCCCTTGAAGCCGTGGCGAACGCCCTGGAGAACCTGCGCACGCAGGGCCGTATGGTGGGCGTCGTTACGCACGTCGAAAGCCTTTCGGAGCGGCTGCCCAGCCGCCTGCTGGTCACCAAGAGCGTGGCGGGCAGCAGCATTCAACGCTTCGATCTGTAG
- a CDS encoding exonuclease SbcCD subunit D produces the protein MRVLHTADFHAGRSLRGFDRTPEVHDALVEIAALARTERADVVLVSGDLFDTANPSAEAEHAVFDFFLRLRDQGVPSIVIAGNHDSAARLASVTGLLGWVGVQVVAQPSANPAHMIRTVETPSGERLVVGALPYLSERRLVKAADLLGGDTGAWRQKYREGMGFFLRRLGEGFSAGSVNMLMSHATMDGAVPSGSERTMQFDLTNSYTLSGLQLPPGAQYVALGHVHKPQQVSDAPPAYYPGSVIQLDFGEGGEKKQVNLVEVEPGRPAQVHAVPLASGRELRTVRVDLEHVESRLAALTGFGGLLKVVVRAPTGTALPGLKDRVLKLVPNTLAVDLEAVQEDLAAPELKREGLSLMELYERYHHEKRGELPDDLRAAFREANELARTEEPA, from the coding sequence CCCTGCGGGGCTTTGACCGCACTCCGGAAGTACACGACGCCCTCGTGGAAATTGCCGCGCTGGCCCGCACCGAACGTGCCGATGTCGTCCTCGTGAGTGGCGACCTCTTTGACACAGCCAACCCCAGCGCCGAAGCCGAGCACGCCGTGTTCGACTTCTTCCTGCGCCTGCGTGACCAGGGCGTGCCCAGCATTGTCATCGCCGGAAACCATGACAGCGCCGCGCGACTCGCCAGCGTCACCGGCCTGCTCGGCTGGGTGGGCGTGCAGGTCGTCGCGCAGCCCAGCGCGAACCCAGCGCACATGATCCGCACGGTCGAGACGCCCAGCGGCGAGCGGCTCGTGGTTGGCGCCCTGCCGTACCTCTCTGAACGGCGGCTCGTGAAAGCGGCGGACCTGCTGGGAGGGGACACCGGCGCGTGGCGGCAAAAATACCGTGAGGGCATGGGCTTCTTCCTGCGTCGCCTCGGGGAGGGGTTCAGCGCGGGCAGCGTAAACATGCTCATGAGTCACGCCACCATGGACGGCGCCGTGCCCAGCGGCAGTGAGCGCACCATGCAGTTCGACCTGACGAACAGTTACACCCTGTCCGGCCTGCAACTGCCGCCCGGCGCGCAGTACGTGGCCCTGGGTCACGTGCACAAGCCGCAGCAGGTGTCCGACGCGCCACCCGCGTACTACCCGGGGAGTGTCATCCAGCTGGACTTCGGCGAAGGCGGCGAGAAGAAGCAGGTGAACCTTGTCGAGGTTGAGCCCGGGCGGCCCGCGCAGGTTCACGCCGTGCCGCTGGCCAGCGGCAGGGAATTGCGGACCGTACGGGTCGACCTGGAGCACGTGGAGTCCCGCCTCGCTGCCCTGACCGGGTTCGGCGGCCTGCTGAAGGTGGTGGTGCGCGCCCCGACCGGCACGGCCCTGCCGGGCCTGAAGGACCGCGTGCTGAAACTTGTGCCGAACACACTGGCTGTCGATCTGGAGGCCGTGCAGGAGGACCTGGCCGCCCCGGAACTCAAGCGTGAGGGGCTGAGCCTCATGGAGCTGTACGAACGGTACCACCACGAGAAACGGGGAGAGCTTCCGGATGACCTGCGCGCCGCGTTCCGTGAGGCCAACGAACTGGCCCGCACGGAGGAACCCGCGTGA